GATATTCCATCATGGGCTGGCCAACGTGATGGCAAGGTCCTGGTGAACGTGGATAGCTTCGGGGCAGCTGGAGATGGAATATCTGATGATACTCAGGTGCGTATACATATGGTCTCTGGTATTTAGGCTCTAAGTTTCAAGAGACTTGCTAAGAAAATGTGCTACATATTTGTCTAATGCTTGTTCGAGGAAACTGAATAAATCATCAACCAGTAGGAATAACTGAAATTAGAACAAGTGAGAGAATTGTCCAATAATATGAAGTACAGCATGTCTAGCAGACTGGTCACTGACTTATCTAGTATTTAGCATCCAAAGTTATCAGTTTTTTCAGTCCAATTGCTTATTGGTATAGGCCTTCCTAAAGGCATGGGCTATGGCCTGCGCAACACCAAAAGCTGTTTTCTTGGTACCCCCAGGACGCCGTTATCTAGTCAATGCCACGCGATTCAATGGACCGTGTTCAGATAAGTTAGTCATACAGGTATCTGTTTATCTTCCAAGTGCTATCTTTAAATGTTCTATTATCATTGCAATCTTTTGTATTGTTCTTGTCGTTCTTAATGAGATAAACTCCACCTGGATTTTCTTTGACTAAGAATGAACCTATTGGAATTGCAGATAGATGGGACAATAGTTGCACCTAACGAGCCCAGTAATTGGGATCCAAAGTCTGCACGAATTTGGCTCGATTTTTATAAGCTAAATGGAGTTCTTTTCCAAGGCAATGGCATTATTGATGGATCAGGCAGTAAATGGTGGGCTGCATCttgcaaaaagaacaaaacaaatgtATTAATTTCTTCACTATACTTGATATGATATTTGTCCCAGTTTTTCAAGATACTAACTTCAGTCTTTAATTTGTGTTAATAGCCTTGCCGAGGTGCACCCACGGTAAGGATCTTTTCCATTGTCATAGGCTCATAGTGCCTACATAGAAAACAAATTCATGGCATGAGATTAGTTTTTGCCAGCCATACGTGCAGTTAATGTGACATGAGAGGTTTTTGCAGGCCCTGACAATTGATTCTAGCTCATCCATAAAGGTGAAGGGACTCACAATTCAGAACAGCCAACAGATGCATTTTGTGATTTCCCGCTCTGATTCAGTTCAGGTGTCTGGAGTGCTAGTCTCGGCTCCAGGAGATAGTCCAAACACTGATGGAATCCATATCACTGAATCCACTAATGTTGTCCTCCAAGATTGCAAAATAGGAACAGGTGACTAAATTCCATTTGTCTGCTCATTTCTCAATgcataaatgatgaaaaatcaATGCTTACGTTATTTGGATTAACGAGGCATATTGgttattcaaagaaatattGTAATGGTAAATACATTCAGGAAAATAAAGTACGGTGCTTCTTGTGTGACTTTCAGGAGATGATTGTGTCTCCATTGTTAATGCTAGCTCCAACATTAAAATGAAGAGAATATTCTGTGGACCAGGACATGGAATAAGGTACAGTATTAACATTCTTCTTTGGATGAATGCATCTAGTGCCCTTAACCAACTCACAGGAGAACAATTTTTGGCAAACAAGAAAATGCAAGCCTTTATCATCTGAATTTgggtcttgattttttttcttatacttTATCATCTGCGATTCTCTTAAATAGCATTGGAAGCCTTGGGAAGGACAACTCAACCGGCATTGTCACAAAAGTGGTCCTAGACACAGCATTCCTTAGAGAGACCACCAATGGACTGAGAATAAAAACTTGGCAGGTAAAACTCCGAAGCATAGATAGGTTAACTGACTTATGTCAGCTTCAGGCATTCATGATTGCATTTCTGAGCTAGCTTCTTCAAACAAACCAAAGGATTGACTGGGGCCTCACTCACCCATCATATAAAGGACATTTGGTCAAATTAATTAAGACAGTGACTCTCACACATTCGCTGGTTTTCTTTATAGGGTGGATCTGGTTATGTCCGTGCAGTCCGGTTCGACAATGTGAGGATGGAAAATGTTGCGAATCCAATCATTATTGACCAGTTCTATTGTGATTCACCAACTACCTGTCAAATTCAGGTAAAGCTCCCAGGTGTTCATCTGTGGCTTTTCTGTGGTCACACTACAGGAATCCTCTTACCTTGCCAAAACTGACTTTTCTTTCTTGCCATATCCCGAACCATTGAAGACGTCAGCTGTGAAAATTAGCCAGATAATGTACCGGAACATCACTGGGACCACGAAGAGTGAGCAGGCCATGAAATTCGCTTGCAGCGACACCGTTCCATGCAGCGACATCGTCCTCAGCAATATCAACCTGGAAAGTGAGGATGTGACTGTGGAGACATACTGCCACTCCGCTGAAGGGTTTGGCTATGGTGTTGTGCATCCCTCGGCTGACTGCCTCAGTTCACAAGATAAGGACTTAATTTCTATTGGCTGGGCTCAGGAAGCTGCGACTGTCCGACCTATCGATGAGCATATTGTTCACACTGAgctctgatctttcttcaagcaagtcttttggggaaaaaaaaaaaaactgtcttATATAGTTCCATCAATACTAAAAATTGGTAGTAGAGCGGTAGT
This region of Eucalyptus grandis isolate ANBG69807.140 chromosome 8, ASM1654582v1, whole genome shotgun sequence genomic DNA includes:
- the LOC120286500 gene encoding probable polygalacturonase At1g80170, producing the protein MDRLFILFLNLLMVVHAAANKIEYGKFSILEEFESLHVEEENEVEDPDIPSWAGQRDGKVLVNVDSFGAAGDGISDDTQAFLKAWAMACATPKAVFLVPPGRRYLVNATRFNGPCSDKLVIQIDGTIVAPNEPSNWDPKSARIWLDFYKLNGVLFQGNGIIDGSGSKWWAASCKKNKTNPCRGAPTALTIDSSSSIKVKGLTIQNSQQMHFVISRSDSVQVSGVLVSAPGDSPNTDGIHITESTNVVLQDCKIGTGDDCVSIVNASSNIKMKRIFCGPGHGISIGSLGKDNSTGIVTKVVLDTAFLRETTNGLRIKTWQGGSGYVRAVRFDNVRMENVANPIIIDQFYCDSPTTCQIQTSAVKISQIMYRNITGTTKSEQAMKFACSDTVPCSDIVLSNINLESEDVTVETYCHSAEGFGYGVVHPSADCLSSQDKDLISIGWAQEAATVRPIDEHIVHTEL